A single genomic interval of Dromiciops gliroides isolate mDroGli1 chromosome 1, mDroGli1.pri, whole genome shotgun sequence harbors:
- the LOC122735553 gene encoding LOW QUALITY PROTEIN: beta-1,4-galactosyltransferase 7-like (The sequence of the model RefSeq protein was modified relative to this genomic sequence to represent the inferred CDS: substituted 1 base at 1 genomic stop codon), translating into MFPSRRKATQLPWGDCRALGVEWSFLPRKYSVFQLFFACLFLAFLSLLWLQLSCSGDMNQVGQGQGQLVSPPKACPLEPPVSLEEEPSWGPHRLAVLVPFRECFEELLVFVPHMHHFLHKKKIRHHIYVLNQVDHFRFNRAALINVGFLESGNSTDYIAMHDVDLLLLNEELNYSFPGRGPFHVAYPELHPLYHYKTYVGGILLLTKQHYXSCKGMSNRFWGWGQEDDEFYRRIQRAGLQIFCPSGIKTGYKTFHHLPDPAWRKRDQKHIAAQKQEQFKLDREEGLNSVRYHIDSRTLVSVAGAPCTVLNIALECDAADTPWCAFD; encoded by the exons ATGTTCCCCTCCCGGAGGAAGGCGACCCAACTCCCCTGGGGAGactgcagggcattgggggttga ATGGTCTTTCCTGCCTCGGAAGTACAGCGTGTTCCAGCTCTTCTTTGCATGCCTGTTCCTGGCCTTCCTCTCCTTGCTCTGGCTGCAGCTCAGTTGCTCAGGTGACATGAACCAGgtagggcaggggcaggggcagcttgTCAGCCCTCCAAAGGCCTGCCCCCTGGAGCCTCCAGTCTCTTTGGAGGAGGAGCCTTCCTGGGGGCCCCACCGCCTGGCAGTGCTGGTGCCATTCCGTGAGTGCTTTGAGGAGCTCCTGGTCTTTGTGCCCCACATGCACCACTTCCTGCACAAGAAGAAGATCCGCCACCACATCTATGTGCTCAACCAAGTGGATCACTTCAGGTTTAACCGGGCAGCGCTGATCAATGTGGGCTTCCTGGAGAGTGGCAACAGCACTGACTACATAGCCATGCATGATGTGGACCTGCTGCTCCTCAATGAGGAGCTGAACTACAGCTTTCCTGGGAGAGGGCCCTTCCATGTGGCCTACCCAGAGCTGCATCCCCTCTATCACTACAAGACCTATGTGGGTGGCATTCTGCTTCTCACCAAGCAGCATTACTAGTCGTGCAAGGGGATGTCCAATCGCTTCTGGGGCTGGGGCCAGGAAGATGACGAGTTTTACCGGCGCATTCAAAGAGCCGGTCTCCAGATTTTCTGTCCCTCAGGAATCAAAACTGGTTATAAAACATTCCATCACCTACCTGACCCTGCCTGGCGGAAGAGAGACCAGAAACACATTGCAGCTCAAAAGCAGGAACAGTTCAAGCTGGACCGGGAAGAGGGGCTGAACAGCGTGCGGTACCATATCGATTCTCGTACCCTGGTGTCAGTAGCCGGAGCACCCTGCACAGTTCTCAACATTGCTCTGGAGTGTGATGCAGCTGATACACCCTGGTGTGCATTTGACTGA